From a single Apium graveolens cultivar Ventura chromosome 2, ASM990537v1, whole genome shotgun sequence genomic region:
- the LOC141708330 gene encoding uncharacterized protein LOC141708330 isoform X1 has product MRLWSLGAIMYEMLVGYPPFYSDKPMTTCRKLVQIVNWRTHLNSLAWRTHPWFAGIEWDKLYQMKAAFIPEVNDELDTQNFEKFEEADYQISTAAKTGPWRKVGNLLSCYMHSMTIYHCHYRLFQKNESICERECGICCIL; this is encoded by the exons ATGCGATTG TGGTCTCTTGGTGCTATTATGTATGAAATGCTTGTTGGGTATCCTCCTTTTTATTCTGACAAACCCATGACTACTTGTAGAAAG TTGGTGCAGATAGTGAATTGGAGAACTCACTTGAACTCACTTGCATGGAGAACTCACCCATGGTTCGCTGGTATTGAATGGGACAAACTGTATCAAATGAAAGCTGCATTTATTCCAGAAGTTAATGATGAGTTGGATACCCAAAATTTTGAAAAGTTTGAAGAG GCTGATTATCAAATATCCACTGCAGCAAAGACAGGTCCATGGAGGAAGGTTGGTAATCTACTTTCTTGCTACATGCATTCTATGACAATTTACCACTGCCATTATCGTCTTTTTCAGAAAAATGAATCGATATGTGAACGTGAGTGCGGGATTTGCTGTATATTATAG
- the LOC141708330 gene encoding uncharacterized protein LOC141708330 isoform X3, with the protein MRLWSLGAIMYEMLVGYPPFYSDKPMTTCRKLVQIVNWRTHLNSLAWRTHPWFAGIEWDKLYQMKAAFIPEVNDELDTQNFEKFEEADYQISTAAKTGPWRKKNESICERECGICCIL; encoded by the exons ATGCGATTG TGGTCTCTTGGTGCTATTATGTATGAAATGCTTGTTGGGTATCCTCCTTTTTATTCTGACAAACCCATGACTACTTGTAGAAAG TTGGTGCAGATAGTGAATTGGAGAACTCACTTGAACTCACTTGCATGGAGAACTCACCCATGGTTCGCTGGTATTGAATGGGACAAACTGTATCAAATGAAAGCTGCATTTATTCCAGAAGTTAATGATGAGTTGGATACCCAAAATTTTGAAAAGTTTGAAGAG GCTGATTATCAAATATCCACTGCAGCAAAGACAGGTCCATGGAGGAAG AAAAATGAATCGATATGTGAACGTGAGTGCGGGATTTGCTGTATATTATAG
- the LOC141708330 gene encoding uncharacterized protein LOC141708330 isoform X2, whose protein sequence is MRLWSLGAIMYEMLVGYPPFYSDKPMTTCRKIVNWRTHLNSLAWRTHPWFAGIEWDKLYQMKAAFIPEVNDELDTQNFEKFEEADYQISTAAKTGPWRKVGNLLSCYMHSMTIYHCHYRLFQKNESICERECGICCIL, encoded by the exons ATGCGATTG TGGTCTCTTGGTGCTATTATGTATGAAATGCTTGTTGGGTATCCTCCTTTTTATTCTGACAAACCCATGACTACTTGTAGAAAG ATAGTGAATTGGAGAACTCACTTGAACTCACTTGCATGGAGAACTCACCCATGGTTCGCTGGTATTGAATGGGACAAACTGTATCAAATGAAAGCTGCATTTATTCCAGAAGTTAATGATGAGTTGGATACCCAAAATTTTGAAAAGTTTGAAGAG GCTGATTATCAAATATCCACTGCAGCAAAGACAGGTCCATGGAGGAAGGTTGGTAATCTACTTTCTTGCTACATGCATTCTATGACAATTTACCACTGCCATTATCGTCTTTTTCAGAAAAATGAATCGATATGTGAACGTGAGTGCGGGATTTGCTGTATATTATAG
- the LOC141708330 gene encoding uncharacterized protein LOC141708330 isoform X4: MMSWIPKILKSLKRLIIKYPLQQRQVHGGRKMNRYVNVSAGFAVYYRYPNSQCVTYGQFIKVRETDYKTADSTCIRRFKTT, encoded by the exons ATGATGAGTTGGATACCCAAAATTTTGAAAAGTTTGAAGAG GCTGATTATCAAATATCCACTGCAGCAAAGACAGGTCCATGGAGGAAG AAAAATGAATCGATATGTGAACGTGAGTGCGGGATTTGCTGTATATTATAGATACCCAAACAGCCAATGTGTTACATATGGCCAATTTATTAAG GTTCGCGAAACAGATTATAAGACCGCAGATAGCACTTGCATAAGAAGGTTCAAGACAACGTGA